AATGTTGCCTTCCCATGCATGAGCCTGGATCGCCCGTGGAGGTCATCTGACATTGGAAGACCCTAATGAGTCGACGTCAGACTAGTCTTGTCGAGATCTCTTTCATCGGCTCCACAAATGTTAAttccgcgtcgtcgagttGAGTTGAGTAGTCGTTGGCCGAATTTATAACTCTTCGGGCCCGAGGAATGGGAATGGTTGGTGGTTGGTTCACGTTGCTTGCAAGTTTCAAATGCTGATATGTCGGCCGATAATATTCAGGCACCATTTTTCGCTCCTGTCGGGGTGAGTTTGATCCAATTATAATAAAGAGTTAGTTTCTGATTCTAAAACGTAATCAAACTAAAGTGAAAGGATCAAATTGGTAATTCTCTTCATCGGCCGTCTTGAGTAGCCTGCACACACTCACTAACTAGTACCCCTCGTATCCTCCTATCCTTCCTACGCCACAGTCGGCCTAGCCCCTCTCTGTCTCTAGAGTTCTGGCTTGgaccccgacgccgagacTTCTGTGCGCAGTCATCAAGAGTTGGTTTAACGGGTTAAATCGCCCGACATTCGTGACCAAAGTAAACGGCGTTATCAGATTAGACATCGGGAAAAAGCGTCAACCACTCGTATGCACTTGTTGCAACCCGCTCTCCCTCTCGTCTAGGCCCTTTAATCTCAAGCCTCGTTATACACGTACAAACTGTTCCGCATGCGCATGGGTCATTTGGTGGAATCTGCATTGCATCAATTTCAGCCTCAAACGAAAGCTGACTCGGGGCCAAGTCCTTTGAAAGTGACCGGTCGGCCGGCCGGCCCAACAACCTTCCTTTGGATGAGAACAATCAACCCGAAACATTCTACTGTACCATTCTACCATCCAACCTACCATCTTGCCAACACTACATTGTACAACAAACCAAAACTTTGAGTTGTCACTCATAACCTCTTGGCCACCGTGCCCCCaccatcgccctcgccacccgcgATATGTCCGTCGCCGttcccccaccaccccgtcaaccacgtcctcgtccacccgAGGCCGCTCCGAAAATGCCCGCCACGCGTCTCCACGCCcggccagccgccgccaaaCCACCCGTCACCTCCAAGGCATCCCCAACCGCCTCCACGTCTACATCCGCCTCATCACCCACACTATCCACTGGCTCCACACCAGGCTCTTCCCGACGTCCAGGAGTACCCGCACCCGTCGGTGCGTTCACCATGCCTGGGAAAGATACATCGTCTTCCTCGGGCAAGATCTTTGCCAAACCCAGTAAAGAATGGGTGCTTCCAGAGCGCGCAAAGCCCGGCCGAAAGGCATCTACCCAAGAGCCAGAGAGTAAGCGGCAGAGTCAGAACCGCATGAGTCAGCGTGCAcaccgcgcccgccgcacAGACTACATACAGACTCTTGAGGAGCGGCTACGACAGTACGAGGCCAACGAAATCCACTCAAACGTACGCCTGCAagaggtcgcgcgcgctctcaaggccgacaatGACAAGCTCAGGAGCGAGGTGAGTGCGCTCGGCTCGGCAATTGCCGCTGCCCGCAAGGAACGCGAAGGGTGGTCTGCCGAACGCCGCGCACTCAACGACACTATGCGGGCGCTGCGAACGCAGCTCAATGCCGCGCGTAGGTCCAGTTCCACGGGCCCGTCGccccgcctcgacgaccgccTCGAGTTCGAACTCGCAGCactggcgcgctcgcccgcaCTTACTCCCGCGCTCTCACCATTGGCTGCCACCCCGCGACATGCGGCAACTCCACCCTTCGTCAGCCGCCCGGTCACTCAGCAACCCGACTCCCTTATGTGCCCCATCTGCCCCGATCCGGACCCAGACTGTCCATGCCAGCGCCCGCCATCGCCGGTAACAACGCTGCCTGCTCCTGAACCAATCCCCCTCCAGACTCTTGATTCCCAGTTGGCCCGCACCCAGCGCGGTACAGATCTCACCCTTCTCCAAGCAACTACAACGCTTGTCGCATCGGCCAACTGCGGGATGTGCGACATGTCCTCATTGGATTGCGTCTGCAACGAACCCGAAATCGAGGACATCAAACCCGTTATTCcccgctcgccctcgcccccgCCCGACACGCTCGCGATCATGGACATGGACTGCGGGCTATGCACAAGCAGCTCGTTCTGTGCGTGTCGGGCCGGATTGGCCTTGGTTAACGACACTGTCGCATCCGCACCCGCTACCGTTCCCGCGCCTCTGGTACAAATTGCAGCGCCGGCCGTGCCACTGCGTCTCCGCGCCCGGGCCGCTGCCAAGCAGAGCGTGTGGAAGCTCGACAACGTGCCAGCTGGCCAGAGCCGCGCTGAGGCAGTGTGTACCGGCGATCCGAGTAACTGCGATGCATGCAGGAACGACAGGTTTGGCCAGGAGTTCTGCGGACATCTGTTCGGCGTGAACGACGCGGACAATGACAAtgacaaggacaagggcgaCCAGAAGAAGGGATGCGCTGGATGCACGAAAGGCAAGTGCGGCGGTGACAAAGGCCCCTTAACTGCGCGAAGCATGAGCATATCGTCGCTCATGGATGGTCCCGTCCCGTCGCCCAGCACAagcgcgccggcgacgccaGGTCCTGTCGGCGACGCACCGCTGGTGCTCACATGCTGTGGCGCGCCCGAGCTGTGTGGCCACGCGGCGGGATGCGACGACTCGATGccagtcgaggaggagaccaAGCCGACGCCGGACGAGACGATACGGCCCGACCAGGCGTGGaagcagctcaaggcgcACCCGAACGCGCAGTTTACGCCGCTCGCGGTGCTTGCGGACGTTGTAGCACGGCGAACAAGGTGCGACGGGccgcgcgtcgagctgtcTCCTCCCCCAGATGAGCGGGGTTTGGCGGATGCCCGCGCGACTCTGGCAAGCCACGCTAGCAAGCGCCGCTTGGCTGTCGAGACGAGTGCTgtccgcgacgcgctcaaaTACCTCGACACGCACCCGCACAGTGCGCCAGGATCCCCAATGAGCCCCGCGGCCAAGCGCCGGCGGATGCTGTAACATGAAGGAAAAAAGAGTCAGCAGTCCTGTAGCATAGACGTAGACGTGGGTAGAATGCAAATGTACAAATGATCTATGTGTTGATGGTGGCATTGGCCTTGTCCTTGTTCTCAGCCTCTTCGTCGGCCGTGTACCGCTTCATCATCCAGCGCAGGAAGGACGGCACGTCCTCTGCGATACTCTTTGGCAGGGCCGAGTTTGTAACGAAGCGCGGAATACTGCCGCCGGCATCGGACGAGGTAGCCATACGCCATTCTGTACGTTTTCCGCCTTCGGTCTCGCACACACGCTCTACGGAGACGTATTTTCCACGCACGCGAGCTTTTTCCGGCCCCTGTTTCTCGGGACAGTCGGGATGCTTGAATGGCAGGGAGACTGAGTCAGCTCAAAGAAACACGACACGCACTATTCATAAAACGTCGCTGGCCATGTGGCGCGACCTGCAGTTCGCGCGAGAGGAGAAGCACGACAAATGTCCGCGGACTCGTAGGAGGCGGCGTGACATAAGTGAGCCGCCACACCTCTGCGACATGCGGAATAAGCACAGCGAGGCACTGGGTTTCGCGACACGACTCGATGTAACTTGGGTCAGTTTTCCTTTTCTCATTTAACGCCAAACGCACTCGCGTTCGTTCTCCGAGTGATACTCGAGCAGTCCGCGTCGGAAATGCTCATAGATGCCCCTCGGGTGCTGGGACATGACGCGCGCCTGGCGGGCCACCTCATCCAGATCCATTGACCGGCGATTATCCGCACTCAGCCGCCGACTGATGGACCGGACGAGGTTGAGTGGGTTGAgggggttgaggttgagagTAGACGGCGTTTCGGCCGTTGGCGCGTATGGCTTCAAACTCTCTGCGTCGTAGGACGATATGCGACCACACCAGTACTCGCTTACGCCGATGGATTTGCGCAGCTGAGCCAGTCAACCAGAGCCGAAAATGAACTCACTTTGGCTTGCCCGTATCCGGTGTTGATGCTGCGGAGCTGGACTGTCCCGTTCTCCCTCATCCCGCTATCGGACCATTCACTATTGTTAGCTTTGGAGAGTTGGACTCACTCCATAGAGTCGGCAAGCCGCTCGCCAGCGTCAAAGTAGGCATCGAGGAAGGCGGAAAAGTCCTCGGGAGCCGAGCTAACATCGGGAATGTCCTGGGGTGAATACTGAGTAGGAGCAGATAGGGGATAGGCGGCGAATTGTCTGAGACAGAGGAGACGCGGTCTCGAGAGAGCGGCATGCAAAGGTCGACGCGAGTGGGAGTGACGTGTTTCGCTGAGTCATGTCTAGAACCCAGGCGGGGACCCAAGTTGTAGACCCAGacccaccctccccacaCACACCCACTTACATCAAAAGTCAGCGGCTTGAGGTCGAAGACGATGTCGCGGCCCATAATCAAGTTGGAGAGAAACAAacggagagggagagagagagagttgGCAGCTTGTCTTGGGCAGAACTGGACTGAGTTCCACTGCCTCCAAGTGATCGTCCGAGACACTCACTTCGTGGGGCTCCATGAATTGCCTCCGTTCCATCTCAATCTTGGCCAGCTTGAACTCGCACGACCCACGTTAACAATATCTCACTCATTCTCACATCTGTATCTCGCCTTATTACACGAGCTGTACGATCCGACACTTTCCACTTTCCACTTTCCACTttccacctcccacctcccacctcccactTGCCACTTGCCACCTCCAACAACCCGCTCTAGCGCCCTTTCCCCTCCCACTTACTTCTATCGTTACCGTGATGGACTACGACCCGCCACCAGGCGCTGTCCCGCCTttcctcgccaagatcCGGGCACGAGTACAACCGCCCACTCCACCACTGGTTGCGCTGGAAGGTCCAAACACGCTGTATatcccgccgccgccgcctgaTGTCGAAGAGGACGTTGTGCCGCCAGAGAACTTTGCCGCGGTCACACAAGGGGTTTACCGCTCTGGGTTTCCGAAGAAACGGAATTTCCAGTTCCTCGAGACGCTGCAGCTTAAGACGGTTCTGTGAGTAGATGCAGTGAACTGGACTGATCCAAGTACTTTAGTCCTAGAGGATTACCCCGAGGCGAATCTCCAATGGTGCCAGGATCAAGATATCCAGTTTATGGTGGGTCTCTTCAGGTATCGCCACTGACAACAGCAATTCGGCATCCCAGGTAACAAAGAGCCATTCGACAACATCCCCGAGGACGTAATCTGTTCCGCCCTCGTGGCCATCCTCGATAGGCGTAACCACCCCCTCTTGATCCACTGCAATAAGGGCAAGCACCGCACCGGATGCCTTATCGGCTGTATCCGCCGCCTGCAGAGTTGGAGCATGACCTCGATCTTTGACGAGTACCGCCGCTTCAGTGCGCCCAAGAGCCGCGCAGTCGACCAGCAGTTCATCGACCTCTTTGATCTCGGCCCggtgtgggaggaggtCATGAGCCAAGCTGGAGGGGGACTAGCAAACCTGCCTGCGTGGCGCATGCTCACGCTCCCGCTGAGATTGGCGGCCAAGCGcagcgaggtcgagagggagaaggaggagagggatgagagggagagacgccgccgcgaggcgGTCGCAGTTGCAGGGGCGGTGGCGTTAATTGAGACGCTGCCATTAGTGGATATCGGAatggaggtggtggcgaggtaGATAAAGTCGTAGTCTGAGTTTTGTACCTATGCTAATCTGTACCATATGCGCAGAACGACGAGCGGCTGTAGGGCGTGTTGGCGTGTTGGTGCCGAGTGTGAAGTGGTGCACCTGTGCCACAACCTGTTGCTCTTCTTGGCCAAGCCATGTCAGGCGTGTCCAGTTCGTCCACGATACTCGCCAGCATGAGGATGCACTTGGTTGCGCTTGGGCCTCGTCTCTGCATCCCCCCGTCCCTTTGGCGCTTGGTGCCCCGACTGGTCCAAGTACATGCGCTCCCTCAACGCACGTCCATACGCTTCATATCTCATCTAACAGCTTGGTCTAGTTCAAGCTACGAGCTACGTAATCCGGAGGGTTGTGAGGACGCGCCACTCGTCCGCCGTGCCATTGACATCGACCACAGCCACCTCGGTACATGTAATCTCAATAGGCCAATCGCCCGTCCCATCCTCGATCAATTCCAACTTCTTATCCTCCTCGAAATCGCCATAACAAAGTGACAAATGCGGGAAATAAGACCCCGTGCTTTCGTTGAGGTACTGGGCGACGGCGGTTCTGAGCGCAACCAACCCGACAGCGGTGGCGGGATCCACTGGAGACAAGACGCACTGGTAATACCGATCACCaggttggggagggaggagacggagcTTGAGTCCGGGCTCGGCTGATTCCATTGGCCGATCATGCGCTTCGGGGTCCTTGTTAAACATCCCCTCATCACCTTTACGCAGAAGAGACGCGTCGGTCGCCATGTCGCGGGCGAGCATGCTCGTGTCGATGCCGCGGTGGACGGCTTTCTCAAGCTGGTCCACGTTGACGGGGTTGCGCGGGGTGAAGAGCGTGATGTGGGGCATGAAGGCTGGAGAACCagcgtccttggcgaggcggaAGATTAGCTCGCTTAGCTTTTTCCCCTCGTGGCGGGGGGGAAGGAGCCAGATCGAGTagcctggtgtcagaaGCTGTCAGAAGCCGGATGGGTTGGGATTTACCCTTGAGTGCAAAGGCCCGGTCTGCGGCGCTGGCTGGGGCGAGTTTCTCCAGCTTTTCTTGCCGGTGTTCTGCAATGTCGGCTTTGAGGGTTTCTAACATGATGTGGTGATGTGATGTGTTGTGATGTGGGAGAAAGTGAGGTTGTTCGTCAACAAATAGGGGACAAATAGGGGACGGCGGTCGAGGCAGTGTACAGTACAAGTACGTCATCGGTAGGCTACAACTTGTGGACCGAGGGATCCGTAGCTGACCCAACAACCCAACAACCCCACAACCCAACAACACATCTCTTACAGTCGCTTCACATGCATGTGTCTAGCCAGTCCACGCATCCGTGCGATTCTCTACACACTTGGCAATCTCAGCACTGAGATCGCCATCACCATCCATAATGTCCAGGGTGAGCCCGGCACTCCCCGGCTGCGCTAAAACGTCCCAGCACGCCTTGGCGACCAGCTcgcggctcgtcgtcttgAGCTGGGTcacgccgacctcggcaccgCCCGCCGGCTCGTCCGTCAGTCCACCGGGCCGGAGGATGGTAtactcgagctcggtggcATGTAACgccttgtcggcgtcgtacTTTGCCTGCATGTCTGTTGTCAGGTCATATTGTGGGCCAACTCACACGTCCCAATCGCCCCCCACATTCGCTTGCTCATACTGTGACTCTCGGCAGTATAGTGCCCCGGCGCCGGCTTGGATCTGTCACGTACGTCGACGGCCGAAATCATGATGAAGCGCTTCACACCGGCAAGCTTGCACCCTTCGAATACCTTTAATGCGCCTTCATAGTCGACTTTACGGGTACGCTCAATGCCTTCCTTTCCGCCCGCGCCGGCAGCGAAGAGAACGGCGTCCGCATACCGCTCCGCAAGTAGATAGCGTATGTCTTCAGCACTGCTCGCTTCGAGGGACAGAACGGCTGGAGTCGCTCCGAGCGcgcgcaggtcgtcgaTGCTATCCGTCAGCTGGGGAGAACGGAGACAAGACGCACTGCGTGTCGTTGCGCACAACCGAGGTGACTTGGTTTGAGCCGCGGAGACGGGCGA
Above is a genomic segment from Cutaneotrichosporon cavernicola HIS019 DNA, chromosome: 1 containing:
- a CDS encoding uncharacterized protein (Minimal binding motif of Hap4 for binding to Hap2/3/5) yields the protein MPGKDTSSSSGKIFAKPSKEWVLPERAKPGRKASTQEPESKRQSQNRMSQRAHRARRTDYIQTLEERLRQYEANEIHSNVRLQEVARALKADNDKLRSEVSALGSAIAAARKEREGWSAERRALNDTMRALRTQLNAARRSSSTGPSPRLDDRLEFELAALARSPALTPALSPLAATPRHAATPPFVSRPVTQQPDSLMCPICPDPDPDCPCQRPPSPVTTLPAPEPIPLQTLDSQLARTQRGTDLTLLQATTTLVASANCGMCDMSSLDCVCNEPEIEDIKPVIPRSPSPPPDTLAIMDMDCGLCTSSSFCACRAGLALVNDTVASAPATVPAPLVQIAAPAVPLRLRARAAAKQSVWKLDNVPAGQSRAEAVCTGDPSNCDACRNDRFGQEFCGHLFGVNDADNDNDKDKGDQKKGCAGCTKGKCGGDKGPLTARSMSISSLMDGPVPSPSTSAPATPGPVGDAPLVLTCCGAPELCGHAAGCDDSMPVEEETKPTPDETIRPDQAWKQLKAHPNAQFTPLAVLADVVARRTRCDGPRVELSPPPDERGLADARATLASHASKRRLAVETSAVRDALKYLDTHPHSAPGSPMSPAAKRRRML
- a CDS encoding uncharacterized protein (Protein of unknown function (DUF3074)) gives rise to the protein MGRDIVFDLKPLTFDDIPDVSSAPEDFSAFLDAYFDAGERLADSMDEWSDSGMRENGTVQLRSINTGYGQAKLRKSIGVSEYWCGRISSYDAESLKPYAPTAETPSTLNLNPLNPLNLVRSISRRLSADNRRSMDLDEVARQARVMSQHPRGIYEHFRRGLLEYHSENERDYIESCRETQCLAVLIPHVAEVWRLTYVTPPPTSPRTFVVLLLSRELQVAPHGQRRFMNISLPFKHPDCPEKQGPEKARVRGKYVSVERVCETEGGKRTEWRMATSSDAGGSIPRFVTNSALPKSIAEDVPSFLRWMMKRYTADEEAENKDKANATINT
- the SIW14 gene encoding uncharacterized protein (Tyrosine phosphatase family), which translates into the protein MDYDPPPGAVPPFLAKIRARVQPPTPPLVALEGPNTLYIPPPPPDVEEDVVPPENFAAVTQGVYRSGFPKKRNFQFLETLQLKTVLTLVLEDYPEANLQWCQDQDIQFMQFGIPGNKEPFDNIPEDVICSALVAILDRRNHPLLIHCNKGKHRTGCLIGCIRRLQSWSMTSIFDEYRRFSAPKSRAVDQQFIDLFDLGPVWEEVMSQAGGGLANLPAWRMLTLPLRLAAKRSEVEREKEERDERERRRREAVAVAGAVALIETLPLVDIGMEVVAR
- a CDS encoding uncharacterized protein (NAD(P)H-binding), with translation MHLVIFGGGGKVARHVARLRGSNQVTSVVRNDTHIDDLRALGATPAVLSLEASSAEDIRYLLAERYADAVLFAAGAGGKEGIERTRKVDYEGALKVFEGCKLAGVKRFIMISAVDVRDRSKPAPGHYTAESHSMSKRMWGAIGTYMQAKYDADKALHATELEYTILRPGGLTDEPAGGAEVGVTQLKTTSRELVAKACWDVLAQPGSAGLTLDIMDGDGDLSAEIAKCVENRTDAWTG